One stretch of Hemitrygon akajei chromosome 18, sHemAka1.3, whole genome shotgun sequence DNA includes these proteins:
- the cldn12 gene encoding LOW QUALITY PROTEIN: claudin-12 (The sequence of the model RefSeq protein was modified relative to this genomic sequence to represent the inferred CDS: deleted 1 base in 1 codon), whose protein sequence is MACREVQAATGLALLCGVCSLGGLLAATLLPRWRLQRLASASRHQPNLSVSSGLWTRCVRAQGEARCTFRDPDWYRSLDQLDLRLLQLALPLALTAATAAALLGALGLCHAACSGRAPRAGLARCLVNSAGCQLVAGLLDLLAACLVLGPTVWLLLHTSRLNRRYGPAWSAGPAAYLALGSGGGLALAGGLLLLWYCACRPPPALLWQPLAPTPLPAQFQHYPYPLSAPTAYLAEPSGRRSRLSTLEIDIPVIRQQAC, encoded by the exons ATGGCGTGCCGGGAGGTGCAGGCGGCCACC GGGCTGGCGCTGCTGTGTGGAGTGTGCTCTCTGGGTGGGCTGCTGGCTGCCACACTGCTACCACGCTGGCGGCTTCAGCGCCTGGCCTCGGCCAGCCGGCACCAGCCCAACCTGAGCGTCAGCTCTGGGCTCTGGACCCGCTGCGTGCGGGCACAGGGTGAGGCCCGCTGCACCTTCCGCGATCCCGACTGGTACCGTTCACTTGACCAGCTCGACCTGCGGCTGTTACAGCTGGCACTGCCACTGGCCCTGACTGCCGCTACCGCTGCCGCTCTGCTTGGTGCCCTCGGCCTCTGCCACGCTGCCTGCAGCGGCCGCGCCCCCCGTGCCGGCTTGGCCCGCTGCCTGGTCAACAGCGCTGGCTGCCAGCTGGTGGCTGGCTTACTCGATCTGCTGGCCGCCTGTCTGGTACTAGGTCCCACTGTCTGGCTGCTGCTCCATACTAGCCGTCTGAACCGGCGCTACGGACCGGCCTGGAGCGCCGGGCCCGCTGCCTATTTAGCCCTAGGCAGCGGTGGCGGGCTGGCACTGGCCGGTGGGTTGTTGCTGCTCTGGTACTGTGCCTGCCGCCCACCGCCCGCGCTGCTTTGGCAGCCGCTGGCCCCAACCCCGCTCCCTGCCCAATTTCAGCACTACCCATACCCGCTATCCGCTCCCACTGCCTACTTGGCCGAGCCCTCCGGCCGCCGTTCCCGTCTCTCCACCCTGGAGATCGATATCCCTGTCATCAGGCAGCAGGCGTGCTAA